Within the Gammaproteobacteria bacterium genome, the region GGCCGGAGGACAGTTGCAGGACGCCGCCGCCTATGATCGTATAGTGGTCGCCTATCGCAATGGCGCTCCTGTTTACCTTGCAGATGTGGGAAAAGCTACGGATGGCTTTGAACAAAATAAACAACTTTCGACATTCTTGGACAATACCGCGCCAGAGCAAGGATCACGCACAGCAATCTTGCTGGAAGTGAAACGTCAACCAGGCGCTAACGCCGTCAAGGTATCACAAGCAGTGCGGGAACGATTAGAGGATCTCACGCGCCAGGCGCCGGGTGACGCCACATTAAGGTTGCTCTATGATCGGTCAGATTTTATAAAAGGGTCCATTCATGAAGTGAAAGTCACCTTGATACTGGCCATTATCCTAGTGGTTGGAGTGATCTTCCTCTTTCTGCGCAATATGCGCGCCACTGTTATCAGCGCCATGGCCCTGCCGACGTCTCTGATCGGTACCTTCGCCGTGATGAAGCTGTTTGGTTTCGGACTCGATAATCTCTCCCTGATGGCTATCACCCTGGCAGTTGGATTCGTTGTTGACGATGCCATCGTCGTACTTGAGAATATCGCACGGTATAGCGAAAAGGGCCGCTCACCCATGGAGGCGGCCCTGACCGGAACGCGTGAGATTACTTTTACCGTGCTATCCATGACCCTATCGCTGGTTGCAGTCTTCATTCCTATCATGTTCATGAACGGTCTGATGGGGCGAATGTTCAACGAATTCGCGCTCACCGTCTCTATTGCCATACTAATATCCGGTGCCGTATCACTTACCCTCATACCCATGCTGAGCAGTCGTTATCTCGTGGTCAGCGATAATCATGGGCGTCTTTATTATTTCCTGGAGAGGGTGTTCAATCGGATGCGCGACGGCTATGGGCGTACGCTGGTCTGGTCGGTAGATAATTGGCGCACAATGCTAGCGGCGACAGCGCTAATCCTTGGATTGACATTTTACCTGTTTAATATAATACCCAAGGGTTTTATCCCTAGTGAGGATACCGGACAGATTATCGCTGACACCAAGGCGCCAGAAGGTGTCACTTTCGATCAGATGCTGTCATTACAAGCACAAATAGCGCGTATTGTGACGCAGAACCCCGGCGTTGCCGCTGTTATGTCGAGTGTTGGACTGAGTCGAGGTGGTGCAAACGCGAACAACACCGGACGAATGGTCATTCGACTGCAGCCGCGTGAGACCCGAAATTCCAGCGCGGATGATGTAATTCAGCAACTCCGGCTGGCAGTGACTGGCGTGCGAGGAATACAAGTATCATTCCAGAATCCACCCGTAATCCGTATTGGCGGTATCGCCGGCAGTGGTCAATATCAATATATATTACAAGGATTGAATCTGGATGGATTAAATCAGACCGCTGCCTCATTCGAACTCAAGCTCGCGAATGTGTCCGGGGTGCAAGATATAAGAAGCAGTCTTGATCTTAATAACCCCCAGATTAATGTGCGCATCCTGCGAGACACGGCTGCAGCTTTGGGCGCAAGTGTTGAAGGTATACAGGCCACCCTTTATAGGGCGTACGGTGGCGGACAGGTCAGCACTATTTATGGAGCTGGCGACGAATATCAGGTGATAATGGAACTGTCTCCAAGCTATCAAACCAATATCGATGCGCTCAACGCATTGTATGTACCAGCGAGCAGCGGAAAGTTGATACCTTTGCGTACGGTTACCGATATTTCGTCAGGCATTGGACCGCTTTCTGTGAATCATTACGGCCAGTTGCCGGCGGTCATTTTCTCCTTCAACCTGGCGCCGGACGCCTCACTGGGTGAAGTCACGGGCCAGATAGAAACGTTGGCCAATAACAATCTCCCGGCGGATATTACCGGAATATTTACCGGGAATGCACAGACCTTTCAGGATTCCCTGGTAGGTATGCCGCTCCTGCTGCTGATTACTGTACTTGTGATTTACATGGTTTTGTCCATGCTCTACGAGCATTTCATACACCCAATTACCATACTCACCGCGTTGCCGCTGGCCATGGTAGGCGCGCTGCTGACCCTGATTCTATTTGGGCAGGAACTCAATATCTTCAGCTTTGTCGGCCTGATTCTTCTGGTGGGCCTGGTAAAAAAGAACGGCATCATAATGGTAGACTTTGCCCTGCACAACCGCCGTGAACATAAAACTTCCGCTCGGGACGCCATTATCGAGGCGTGCCTGGTGCGTTTCCGCCCCATCATGATGACTACGCTCGCTGCCATTCTCGGCACGTTGCCCATTGCGCTCGGCACAGGAATGGGCGCCGAGGCGCGTCGGCCACTGGGCATTGCAGTTGTGGGCGGACTTGTGTTTTCGCAACTGCTCACCCTCTACATCACTCCAGCATTTTACGTTGCGATGGAACACCTGAGTGAACGCTTGCAGAGATGCAATGACACCAGTCAGGCGACAATCGTAAAATCGCCGGGAGTAAAATGATTATGTGTGTATATCGATGGCAATTGCACACTCTGCTGCGTGTATAAAGATACATAGCAAAACCATTAGGTAATAAGGGCGAAACGTTACCTAAATAGAGTTTCATGAACTGCTTGAATACATTCTCAACTCAGTAATTATACCAGGACTCGATTACCCTCAGGCACATTGGAAAATGATACTTCGATTGACCTCTCCCCCGCAGCGTATCCAAATCAAGTGAGAACGTTTTCATAGCATCAAGCGGCCTGCGCCTCGAAAAGTACAGGCTGCAGGTATCCGATCCAGGTGTTCTACAAATCCAGGCCCCTGGCGCAAGCCGACGTCGAGGTGATGGGCGACATGGAGCTGTATACCACCGACGCCTCCGGCAGGGTCGAGGTCCCCGATCCAACAGGCCGACTTCCAGTACGTCTTCGTCTCCCACATCGAACCCATGAAGAGCAATCCCAATGTGGACGAAGTCGAGATCTCGACCAACCTGATGTTCCGCCCCTGATCTCCTCCGGCGCGTAAAGGCGCACGCCACCCTGGGCTTCCGCCCACCCTGGTTTACCACTGCGCCCACCTGATTAGACTAATTATAAGGTAGTAATGTAAGAAGTATTATCTTATATTACTACCGTCCTTATTCTGTCCAAGCGGTTACTTAACAGGGAAATTAGATTAGAGGAGAACGACTAAATGAAAAAAAAGACAAATTACCTGATCCCCTCCCTCGTCGGAACTCTATTTATTAGCGCCAATCCAGGCTGGGTAAACGCCGCCGAACCGGTCAGCCTGGAATCCATCACGGTCAAGGGCGAAGGCATGCGGAATTCCGATCGCTCCTTTTCTGTCAATGTGATCTCGCAGGATACGATCCAGTCGGAGCACTGGGAAAACCCGCTCACCATCGTCGAGGAGGCAGCGGGTTTCAATGCCGTGGCGTATCAGCACGGCGGCGTGGCGGACGTCTTCACCATCCGAGGCTTCACGGGCGGTGGTCATGGCAGCGACGCCGGCCTGTCACTCGACGGCATCAGCCTGAACGAAGGCGAATCGCATGCCGACGGCTACGGAGACACCAGCATCATTATCCCGCTCGAAATCGAGGCCGTCACCGTCTACAAGGGTCCGGTCTCGCCGCTGTACGGAAATTTTGCCCGCGGCGGCGTGCTGGCCTTCACCACCCGCAAGGGCGGCGAATACTAGAACTTTGACCTGTCCACCGGTTCCTACGGCACCTTCGATACACAGGCGGCATTCGGCACCCAGGTCGGTCCGCTACAGATCAACGGCGCGATGCAGGGCTATCAGAACGAGGGCTGGCGCGATCACTCCTCTTACACCAAGATGAACGCAGCCTTTCGCGGCGCCTACGAGATCAGCGACGCGACCGACATTGCCTACTCGCTGCGCGGACACGGTGGCAGATGGCAAGGCCCCAACTATATTCTGAACGACCAGTTCGAGGACGATGATACTCGGCGCCAGGAAAATCCATTCACCAAGCTTCAGGACGACACAGGCGAGAAACAGCTGAATGCGCAGCGTCTGGACCTAAATCATGTTATTAATGATAATTTGAAACTGCTCGCCTACGTCTATAACACCGACAGCTTCTTTGTCCGCTTCCAGACCCGCCTGAATGTTACCAATGCAGCGACGGCGGATCCTACGGATCCCAATCTCGACCTCAACGCGGTAGCTCCGCAGACTGAATACAACTATGACCGCGACGCGAGCGCTATAGGCGCCAGCCTGAACGGCAACCACCCGTTGTTTGACCTGCCGAGTAGCTGGGTTCTAGGTTTTGAATACTACGACGAAGACATCAAAAACTCCACCTGGCGCACTGTAACGCATGTCCGCCAGACCCTGCTTCAGCGCGATGACTTCAATATCACTACAGCCTCGCTCTATGGCCAGATGGATCTGGATATTAATCCGCGATTCCGGCCGACGCTCGGCTTCCGTTATGACAACTTCGGCGGCAGTCAGGACAATCACCTGACTGACACGAGCACGGACATGAATGATTACAACCACCTCAGTCCTAAACTGGGACTGCGTTCCGCCCTGACCGACAACTGGGAACTTCGCGCGAGTGCTGCTAACGGATACGCCCTGCCAGACGGCACAGCCAAATATGACCCCGACATCGATGTCGACACTGTCGAATTCTGGCAGTACGAGGTCGGGATCAACGGCGCGCCGACGCCGCAATGGTACGTCGACCTGGCGGCCTTCATCCTCAACACCACCGACGACATCGTGACCGATCCGAACAACACGACCAACTTCATCAACGCGGGAGAAACCCAGCGCGACGGCATCGAGGGCGAGATCCGCTTCTATCCGGAGTCGTACGATCACGTAGAGGCATTCACCGCCTTCGGTTTCTATGGCAGCGAGATCGAGAAGAACCCCAACGCCGCGCTGGTTGGCAAAGAACTCTCCAGCCTGCCCAAGCACGTGGCGAATATCGGCGTGCGGTATTCTCCGCCGACGGGCTGGGGCGGCAGCATCCAGCTGCGTACGGTCGGCGAATGGTTCACGAACGCCGCGAACACGATCACCTATGACGGATATGACGTGGTCAACGCGACGGTTACCTACACCATGCGTCACAACGACGAGGGTTCCGCGCGCTGGTACCTCGACATCAACAATCTGACCGACGAGGTGTATTCGGAAAACGTGACCGGCGGACCGCATCCGACGCAGGGGAACGTGCCGACCAGCTACTCGCCCCGTCCGCCGACCAACGTCATGGTCGGCATCGCGCTGACCATGTAGGCAAAGCCCCGCCCGGCACGTAATGTGCCGGGTGGACATTTCCCCGAACCGATATTCTGCTGCAACACCTGAGGAGATCATGACATGAGAATAGCCGCCCTGATTATCCCGCTGACGCTAAGCTCAGCGGCTGCATTCGCCCACGATGCCTGGATCGTAGCCAGCGGTTCTGATGGCTATCACCTGGTATACGGCCATCCCGGCGAACTGGAGAGTTACGACCCCGCGAAGGTCGAAGGACTGAGCGCCTACGACAAGAGCGGAAACGCGCGCGATGTCTCATCCAGCGTGCGCGACGGCAAGGTGGAGATCAGCACCGGCCCGGACATCGCGCTGATCGCCGTCGAATTCGACAACGGCTTCTGGACCGAGAATATGGACAAGAAATACGCCAACAAGCCCAAGTGGGAGATCGGCGATTACCGCTCCTCGTCGCACTCGAAGAAGTTCAACAAGAACCTCATGGCCTGGAGCTCCGCGTTCAGCAAGCCGCTCGGCACCGAGCTGGAGATCGTTCCCCTCGCCAATCCGCTCCAGCTCAAGCCCGGCGACAAACTGCCCGTGCAGGTCCTGTATCGCTCGCAGCCGCTGGCGGACGCCGACATAGAGATCATGGGCAACAAGGAGGTCTATCCACCGATGCCAAAGGGCCGCGCCTCCGTGCCGATCCAGCAGACCGATTACCAGTACATCGCTGTCAGCCACAAGGTCGACACCAAGAGCAATCCGAACGCTGATCAGATGTCGCTCTCGGCGAACCTTGTCTTTACACCGTAAAGAAACCGGCATGCGGGGACAGGGTTAAACTCTGTCCCCTTTTTTAATTACAATCTCGTGGTGGTGAACGGCAATTTCCCTCAGAAGCAAGGGTGGAGTCAGCCTTGAATTCACCCTGCCTGGTGCCCGTACTGGCTTTTTTCCTGCTTGCACTCCAGTTTTCTGCGGAGATCGCCGATGCGGCCAGCGAACACGTGGCAGTCCTCCTGGCCGAACCGGAAAACTTCACCGATGCCGGTTCACCGTACCTCGTCGATCGCCGCGCATCCTGCCTGCGGCAGAGCGCCGCGAAGCACCTGTCCGTGGGCCAGAAGCTGACCATCAACATCACCGACATCGACATGGCCGGCGGTTACGAACCCTGGCACGGGCCGCAGTTCTCCGACATCAGGGCCATGCGCGACGTCTATCCGCCACGCATCGACCTTGCGTTCACACTGACCGATGCCGACGGAGATGTGATCGCCAGCGGCGAGCGCCGCCGGCGCGATGTCTCGTACCTGATGACAACGGTCTCCAGGATCGATGCCGACCCGCTGGTATACGAGAAACTGCTCGTCAGGGAATGGTTGTGGCGGGAATTTAACCGATAGGCATCATAAGTATGCGCACCATTCCCGGCATTGCGCCTGGCTGACCCGAATTTCACCAGACGGGATCTTTACGGGATTTTTACACCCCCTCCTGATTTTTTTTCATCCTTTTTCCACAACCCTCTGTAGTCTTCCTCCCCAGGCTGACGCAACTGGAGGATGTCATGGACTTTGCCTGGATCGCCCTGATAGGCGCACTATTCGCCGGCACGCTCGCGCTCGCCCTGGTCTGCGGGCAACTTTCGGTAAAGAAGTAAGAGGAGGCCTCATGGACACGATCTATATCATCGGTGGCGTGGTTGCAGCCCTGCTATTCGCCTATCTCGTTTACGCCCTGATCAAGGCGGAGGATTTCTGAATGACCACCCAATCCTGGTTGCTGTTGGCGTTTTATCTGGTCGTGCTGCTGGCGGCGGTCAAGCCGCTCGGTCTGTATATGACCGGATTGATGGAAGCGCCGCGCTGGCAGCCGCTCGCGCGGCTCGAGAACGGTGTGTTCCGTGTATGCGGCATCGGCAGCGCGGAGATGAGCTGGCGCCGCTACACGCTGGCCGTGCTGGTGTTCAGCCTGATCGGATTCATCGTGGTGTACGCACTACAGCGCCTGCAGCTGTGGCTGCCGCTCAATCCGCAGCAGATGCCGAACGTGACGCCGGACTCGAGCTTCAACACCGCGATCAGCTTCGTGACCAACACCAACTGGCAGGGCTACGGCGGTGAGGCGACGATGAGCTATCTCACCCAGATGCTCGGCCTCGGCGTGCAGAACTTCGTCTCGGCCGCAGCCGGCATCGCCGTGGTCTTCGCCCTGATCCGCGGTTTCGCGCGCCATTCGGCGCAGACCATCGGCAACTTCTGGGCCGATCTCTACCGCGTCACCACCTATCTGCTATTGCCGCTGTCGTTCATCCTGGCGCTGGTACTGGTCAGCCAGGGCGTGATTCAGAACTTCTCTGCCTACCAGGAAGTTTCCACGCTCGAGCCGACGACCTATGAGATATCCAATACCGACGATAGCGGCCAAACCGTCACCGAAACGGTGGCAACGACCGCGCAGACCCTGCCCATGGGTCCGGCGGCCTCGCAGATCGCCATCAAGCAGCTCGGCACCAACGGTGGCGGCTTCTTCAACGTCAACTCCGCGCATCCGTTCGAAAACCCGAATGTCCTGTCCAATTTCCTGGAGGTCCTGGCGATTCTGCTGATCCCGGCGGCGCTGTGTTTCACCTTCGGCAAGGCGGTCGGCGACACACGCCAGGGCTGGGCCGTGCTGGCGGCGATGACGGTCATCTTTACCGTCGCAACCGTGGCCACGATGAGCTTTGAACAGCAGGGCAATCCCCGGCTGGCCGCGCTCGGCGCGGACATTGCCGCTTCTGATATGCAATCCGGCGGCAATATGGAAGGCAAGGAGACCCGTAACGGCATCGGCGCCTCGGCGCTGTGGGCGGCTGCGACGACTTCCGCCTCCAATGGCTCGGTCAACTCCATGCATGACTCCTACACACCGCTCGGCGGCCTGGTGCCGATGCTGATGATGCAGCTGGGTGAAGTGGTGTTCGGCGGTGTCGGCTCGGGCCTGTACGGCATGCTGGTGTTCGCGCTGATGGCGGTATTCGTCGCCGGCCTCATGATCGGCCGCACCCCGGAGTACCTCGGCAAGAAGATCGAGGCGTTCGACATGAAGATGGTGTCGATCGCGATCCTGATGACGCCGGCTCTGGTGTTGATCGGCACTGCGATCGCGGTGATGTCCGACGCCGGCAGGGCGACCATATACAATCCGGGAGCGCACGGTTTTTCTGAAGTTCTGTACGCCTTCTCGTCCGCCGCCAATAACAACGGCAGCGCCTTCGCGGGTCTGGGCGCCAACACGCCGTTCTACAACGGCTGGCTCGGGGTCGCCATGTGGTTCGGGCGTTTCGCCGTGATCGTGCCGGTTCTGGCCATCGCCGGCTCGCTGGCCGCGAAGAAGCGCCTGGCGCACGGACCCGGCACCATGCCCACGCACGGGCTGCTGTTCGTGGGCCTTCTGATCGGCACCGTGCTGATGGTCGGCGCGCTGACCTACGTCCCGGCCCTGGCACTGGGGCCGGCGGTTGAGCATCTGATCCTGTGGACAGGAAACTGAGGTAATCATCATGACGACGAAGACACTTTCCATGTTCGATCCCGCCCTGGTCAAGCCCGCCGTGGTCGAGGCCTTCAAGAAGCTCGATGCGGGAGTCCAGCTTAGAAATCCGGTGATGTTCGTGGTGTATATCGGTGCCATATTCACCACCGGGCTGTGGCTGCAGCCGGTGTTTGGCGGCCAGGGCGAGGCGCCAACCTGGTTCATCGGCGTCACGAGCTTGTGGCTGTGGTTCACCGTGCTGTTCGCCAACTTCGCCGAGGCGATGGCGGAGGGGCGTGGCAAGGCGCAGGCGGCGGCATTGCGCAGCACGCGCAAGACGGTGATGGCGAAAAAATTGCGCGAACCACGCCATGGGGCTGCCCATGACCGCGTATCCGGGAGTGATCTGCGCCGCGGAGACGTGGTGCTGGTCGAGGCCGGCGACATGATCCCCGGCGACGGCGAGGTGATCGAAGGCGTGGCCTCGGTCAACGAGAGCGCCATCACCGGCGAGTCCGCACCCGTCATTCGTGAAGCGGGCGGAGATTTCACCGCCGTCACCGGCGGCACCACGGTGCTGTCCGACTGGATCGTGGTGCGCGTCACCGTCAACCCGGGAGAGACCTTTCTCGACCGCATGATCGCGCTCGTCGAAGGAGCCAAACGCAAGAAGACGCCGAACGAGGTCGCGCTCACTATCCTGCTGGTGGCCCTGACCCTGGTGTTCCTGCTGGCCACGGTCACATTGCTGCCCTACTCGCTGTTTTCCGTCGACGCGGCCGAGGCCGGCCAGCCGGTCACGATCACCGCGCTCGTGGCGCTGCTGGTATGCCTGATCCCGACCACCATAGGCGCGCTCTTGTCCGCTATCGGTATTGCCGGCATGAGCCGCATGCTGGGCGCGAACGTAATCGCGACCTCCGGTCGCGCGGTGGAAGCGGCCGGCGATGTGGACGTTCTGCTGCTCGACAAGACCGGCACCATCACGCTGGGCAACCGCCAGGCGGCGGTTTTCCTGCCGGTGCGCGGCGTTTCGGAACTGCAGCTCGCCGATACCGCGCAGCTCGCCTCGCTCGCCGATGAGACGCCGGAGGGGCGCAGTATCGTGATACTCGCCAAGCAGCGCTTCAATCTGCGCGAACGCGACATCCTGGGGCTGGGCGCAACGTTCGTGCCGTTCTCGGCGCAGACGCGCATGAGCGGGGTCAATCTCGAGGGCCGTCAGATCCGCAAGGGCTCGATGGACGCCATCCGCAGACATGTCGAGTCCAACGGCGGCAGCTTCCCCGGCGAAGCAGTCCAGATTGCAGACGATGTGGCGCGGCACGGCAGCACACCGCTCGTGGTGGCCGAAGGTGGCCGCGTGCTCGGCGTAATCGAACTCAAGGACATCGTCAAGGGCGGCATCAAGGAACGCTTTGCCGAGCTGCGCCGCATGGGCATCAAGACTGTGATGATCACCGGCGACAACCGCCTGACCGCCGCGGCGATCGCCGCCGAGGCCGGCGTCGACGACTTCCTGGCCGAGGCCACGCCCGAGGCCAAGCTCGCCCTCATCCGCCAGTACCAGAACGAAGGCCGGCTGGTGGCGATGACCGGCGACGGCACCAACGACGCGCCGGCGCTCGCCCAGGCCGACGTCGCGGTGGCGATGCACAGCGGCACGCAGGCGGCCAAGGAGGCCGGCAACATGGTCGACCTCGACTCCAACCCGACCAAGCTGATCGAGGTGGTGGAAATCGGCAAGCAGATGCTGATGACGCGCGGCGCGCTCACCACCTTCAGCATCGCCAATGATGTCGCCAAGTACTTCGCGATTATTCCGGCCATGTTCGTGGCGATGTACCCGCAATTGAATGCGCTGAATGTCATGGGGCTGGCCAGTCCGATGTCGGCGATCCTGTCGGCGGTGATTTTCAACGCCCTGATCATCGTCGTACTGATACCGCTGGCGCTGAAGGGCATAAAATACCGCCCGCAAAGCGCCGGCATGGTGCTGCGGCGTAATCTTGCGCTCTACGGTCTGGGCGGTATCGTGGTCCCGTTCATTGGTATCAAACTCATCGACCTCGGCCTCGTGGCCCTGGGTCTGGTTTAAGGAGAACGATTATGTACGCCATGCTGCGTCCCGCAATAACCCTGTTTGCGATACTGACCGTGATTACGGGCGTGCTCTACCCGCTC harbors:
- a CDS encoding TonB-dependent receptor plug domain-containing protein → MKKKTNYLIPSLVGTLFISANPGWVNAAEPVSLESITVKGEGMRNSDRSFSVNVISQDTIQSEHWENPLTIVEEAAGFNAVAYQHGGVADVFTIRGFTGGGHGSDAGLSLDGISLNEGESHADGYGDTSIIIPLEIEAVTVYKGPVSPLYGNFARGGVLAFTTRKGGEY
- a CDS encoding TonB-dependent receptor, whose translation is MQGYQNEGWRDHSSYTKMNAAFRGAYEISDATDIAYSLRGHGGRWQGPNYILNDQFEDDDTRRQENPFTKLQDDTGEKQLNAQRLDLNHVINDNLKLLAYVYNTDSFFVRFQTRLNVTNAATADPTDPNLDLNAVAPQTEYNYDRDASAIGASLNGNHPLFDLPSSWVLGFEYYDEDIKNSTWRTVTHVRQTLLQRDDFNITTASLYGQMDLDINPRFRPTLGFRYDNFGGSQDNHLTDTSTDMNDYNHLSPKLGLRSALTDNWELRASAANGYALPDGTAKYDPDIDVDTVEFWQYEVGINGAPTPQWYVDLAAFILNTTDDIVTDPNNTTNFINAGETQRDGIEGEIRFYPESYDHVEAFTAFGFYGSEIEKNPNAALVGKELSSLPKHVANIGVRYSPPTGWGGSIQLRTVGEWFTNAANTITYDGYDVVNATVTYTMRHNDEGSARWYLDINNLTDEVYSENVTGGPHPTQGNVPTSYSPRPPTNVMVGIALTM
- a CDS encoding DUF4198 domain-containing protein codes for the protein MRIAALIIPLTLSSAAAFAHDAWIVASGSDGYHLVYGHPGELESYDPAKVEGLSAYDKSGNARDVSSSVRDGKVEISTGPDIALIAVEFDNGFWTENMDKKYANKPKWEIGDYRSSSHSKKFNKNLMAWSSAFSKPLGTELEIVPLANPLQLKPGDKLPVQVLYRSQPLADADIEIMGNKEVYPPMPKGRASVPIQQTDYQYIAVSHKVDTKSNPNADQMSLSANLVFTP
- a CDS encoding DUF3016 domain-containing protein, with protein sequence MNSPCLVPVLAFFLLALQFSAEIADAASEHVAVLLAEPENFTDAGSPYLVDRRASCLRQSAAKHLSVGQKLTINITDIDMAGGYEPWHGPQFSDIRAMRDVYPPRIDLAFTLTDADGDVIASGERRRRDVSYLMTTVSRIDADPLVYEKLLVREWLWREFNR
- the kdpF gene encoding K(+)-transporting ATPase subunit F yields the protein MDTIYIIGGVVAALLFAYLVYALIKAEDF
- the kdpA gene encoding potassium-transporting ATPase subunit KdpA, which encodes MTTQSWLLLAFYLVVLLAAVKPLGLYMTGLMEAPRWQPLARLENGVFRVCGIGSAEMSWRRYTLAVLVFSLIGFIVVYALQRLQLWLPLNPQQMPNVTPDSSFNTAISFVTNTNWQGYGGEATMSYLTQMLGLGVQNFVSAAAGIAVVFALIRGFARHSAQTIGNFWADLYRVTTYLLLPLSFILALVLVSQGVIQNFSAYQEVSTLEPTTYEISNTDDSGQTVTETVATTAQTLPMGPAASQIAIKQLGTNGGGFFNVNSAHPFENPNVLSNFLEVLAILLIPAALCFTFGKAVGDTRQGWAVLAAMTVIFTVATVATMSFEQQGNPRLAALGADIAASDMQSGGNMEGKETRNGIGASALWAAATTSASNGSVNSMHDSYTPLGGLVPMLMMQLGEVVFGGVGSGLYGMLVFALMAVFVAGLMIGRTPEYLGKKIEAFDMKMVSIAILMTPALVLIGTAIAVMSDAGRATIYNPGAHGFSEVLYAFSSAANNNGSAFAGLGANTPFYNGWLGVAMWFGRFAVIVPVLAIAGSLAAKKRLAHGPGTMPTHGLLFVGLLIGTVLMVGALTYVPALALGPAVEHLILWTGN
- the kdpB gene encoding potassium-transporting ATPase subunit KdpB: MTTKTLSMFDPALVKPAVVEAFKKLDAGVQLRNPVMFVVYIGAIFTTGLWLQPVFGGQGEAPTWFIGVTSLWLWFTVLFANFAEAMAEGRGKAQAAALRSTRKTVMAKKLREPRHGAAHDRVSGSDLRRGDVVLVEAGDMIPGDGEVIEGVASVNESAITGESAPVIREAGGDFTAVTGGTTVLSDWIVVRVTVNPGETFLDRMIALVEGAKRKKTPNEVALTILLVALTLVFLLATVTLLPYSLFSVDAAEAGQPVTITALVALLVCLIPTTIGALLSAIGIAGMSRMLGANVIATSGRAVEAAGDVDVLLLDKTGTITLGNRQAAVFLPVRGVSELQLADTAQLASLADETPEGRSIVILAKQRFNLRERDILGLGATFVPFSAQTRMSGVNLEGRQIRKGSMDAIRRHVESNGGSFPGEAVQIADDVARHGSTPLVVAEGGRVLGVIELKDIVKGGIKERFAELRRMGIKTVMITGDNRLTAAAIAAEAGVDDFLAEATPEAKLALIRQYQNEGRLVAMTGDGTNDAPALAQADVAVAMHSGTQAAKEAGNMVDLDSNPTKLIEVVEIGKQMLMTRGALTTFSIANDVAKYFAIIPAMFVAMYPQLNALNVMGLASPMSAILSAVIFNALIIVVLIPLALKGIKYRPQSAGMVLRRNLALYGLGGIVVPFIGIKLIDLGLVALGLV